Proteins encoded together in one Quercus lobata isolate SW786 chromosome 3, ValleyOak3.0 Primary Assembly, whole genome shotgun sequence window:
- the LOC115979538 gene encoding F-box/kelch-repeat protein At3g23880-like, whose product MLSCDLPEDLVVEILSSLPVKSLMRFKCICKSWHALIRNHSFITQHHKWATSNNQGCGVVFKYLSRQRHTCVSLLSDDTLEVSSNIDISPFFPKEIDMLVIDGPCNGIFFLYGISSERYYGEEIVLWNPATRESKVLPIIKQRPQYSSPYVTFNFGFGIDPKKNDLKVVRIVDFWQRKPLQFEVYNLSTDSWRVIDGPVNQLYGFDFAKFPSYLNGFYHWKASRFMISFDMSNEVFQETPLPPIIEDPFSTNAIAIINDSVSLIVQYFDVDISWYDVWVMSETGVERTWTKKFKISPHPDFDRMLEFREDGLVLFQYSDGWLVVYDRKTQEVRNIAKYEISDLSHSFAVSYTETLVFLNEGNVIE is encoded by the coding sequence ATGTTGAGTTGTGACCTCCCAGAAGATTTGGTAGTGGAAATCCTATCATCGTTGCCAGTGAAATCCTTGATGCGATTCAAGTGCATATGCAAATCCTGGCATGCTCTTATAAGAAACCATTCTTTTATCACCCAGCACCACAAATGGGCCACTTCTAACAATCAAGGGTGTGGTGTTGTCTTTAAGTATTTGTCTCGCCAGAGACACACATGTGTCTCATTGCTTTCTGATGATACTCTAGAGGTTTCCAGCAATATCGATATATCGCCATTCTTCCCAAAGGAGATTGACATGCTAGTAATTGATGGTCCATGCAATGGAATATTTTTTCTGTATGGTATTTCCTCGGAGCGTTACTATGGTGAGGAAATAGTCTTGTGGAACCCTGCCACAAGAGAGTCAAAGGTGCTTCCCATAATAAAGCAACGTCCACAATATAGCTCCCCTTATGTAACCTTCAATTTTGGCTTTGGAATTGATCCCAAGAAGAATGATTTGAAGGTGGTGAGGATTGTGGACTTTTGGCAGCGCAAGCCACTCCAATTTGAGGTATACAACCTTAGTACTGATTCTTGGAGGGTAATTGATGGACCTGTTAACCAACTTTATGGCTTTGATTTTGCCAAGTTTCCATCATACCTAAATGGATTTTATCATTGGAAGGCTAGCAGGTTCATGATTTCGTTTGACATGAGTAATGAGGTTTTTCAAGAAACGCCACTTCCTCCCATAATTGAAGATCCTTTCTCAACCAATGCAATTGCTATTATCAATGATTCTGTATCCTTGATTGTACAATATTTTGATGTGGATATCAGCTGGTATGATGTATGGGTTATGAGTGAAACTGGTGTTGAAAGGACTTGGACAAAGAAATTCAAGATCAGCCCCCATCCCGATTTTGATAGAATGTTGGAATTTAGGGAGGATGGGTTGGTTCTTTTTCAATATAGCGATGGTTGGCTGGTAGTGTACGACCGCAAAACACAAGAAGTAAGGAATATTGCAAAATATGAGATCAGTGACCTTAGTCACTCTTTCGCTGTTAGTTACACAGAGACGCTAGTTTTTTTAAACGAGGGGAATGTTATTGAGTAA